A single Antechinus flavipes isolate AdamAnt ecotype Samford, QLD, Australia chromosome 5, AdamAnt_v2, whole genome shotgun sequence DNA region contains:
- the LSMEM1 gene encoding leucine-rich single-pass membrane protein 1, with protein sequence MNHSALEIGSCDTHEERKLYVIDSLNDLNKVNFSPAGSQRGISQEKKFLGGAPNTGNGIRNRSLFFVALIIALIVSLTLVSFVIVLLLQTGSKMDEVSRRLTAERKDIDELKKINSMILNRLNQLDAIKN encoded by the exons ATGAATCATTCTGCCCTAGAAATTGGCTCCTGTGATACCCATGAAGAGAGAAAGCTCTATGTTATTGATTCCTTAAATGACTTAAACAAAGTGAACTTCTCTCCTGCTGGATCCCAGCGTGGAATCT CTCAAGAAAAGAAGTTCCTAGGAGGTGCTCCTAACACAGGGAACGGAATCAGAAACCGAAGCTTGTTCTTTGTGGCGCTGATTATCGCTTTGATCGTCAGCTTGACCCTCGTTTCTTTTGTGATAGTCTTACTAC ttCAAACTGGAAGCAAGATGGATGAAGTGTCAAGAAGATTAACAGCTGAAAGAAAGGATATCGATGAGCTCAAGAAAATAAACAGCATGATATTAAATCGTCTCAACCAATTGGATGCTATTAAAAACTAA